TGCCCAGGAGAGCCGACGGAACCGGTGACCGTGTTTCGGTTCATCGAGCAGGAGAAGGCCCACCATCCGGTGGCCACGCTGTGCCGTGTCCTGGGCGTCTCGACGAGTGGCTATTACGCATGGCGGCAACGGGGTGCCTCCAGACGGTCCCAGGAGGACGCGGATTTGAGCCAGCGGATCCGGCTCATCCATGCTGGCAGCCGGGGCACGTATGGCGCGCCCCGCATCCATGCAGAGCTGCGGTTGACGCATGGGGTCCGCTGTGGTCGGAAGCGGGTCGCCCGGCTGATGCGGGCTATGGGGCTGGCCGGCGTGCACCGGCGCCGGACCCGGGGGATCACACTCCGGGATCCCCGCCGCCCCGTCTACCCTGATCGGCTGGGTCGGCAGTTTGTGCCCGATGCCCCCAACCGGGTGTGGGTGGCGGACCTCACGCAGCATCGCACGGAGGAAGGCTGGCTGTACCTGGCCACGGTGGTGGATGCCTTCTCCCGCGCCGTGGTGGGCTGGGCCATGGGGGACCGGCCCGTGGCGGAGTTGGTGGTCGACGCCGTCACCATGGCGGTACGGCGTCGCCGGCCGGGGCCCGGTCTGATCCACCACTCGGACCATGGCGTGCAATACACCTCGCTGGCATTCACCCGCCGCTTGGGGTCCTGGGCATCGCCGGATCAATGGGTTCCGTGGGCGATGCGCTGGACAACGCGATGGCGGAGAGTTTCTACGCGACCCTGCAACGGGAGCTCCTCGACCGCCAAGCCTGGGCCACACGGGATCAACTGCGCATGGCGATCTTCGAGTACGTCGAAGGGTTCTACAACCGGCGGCGGCGTCACTCGGCACTTGGTTACCTCTCGCCCTACGAGTACGAGGAGCGTTGGATCCAGGAGCGAAAGGCTCAGCCACAGGAAGGGGTTGTCGCGTAAGCCTCAACCTGTCCACGAAACCGGGTCAACTTCACCCGGAACATTTCCGGGGTGTGACCCGCGTGCTTGTCGTGGGCTCTGTGGCCGTCATGCGCGCGGTGATGATGGCCCACGCTTTGGGCGTCGTGGATGTCACGGCCGTGGACGCCCTTCTCAAGCCCTTGTGCTTCCGACGCCGCGACTACGTCCCGGGGACGCGGCCGGCGGCCTTCGCGCCGGGGAGGCTCGTCCCGGCGTGACGCGCCCTTCGCCCCGGCATGTGGATGGTGGTGATGGGCGTGTGGGTGCGAATGATGGCGATCAGCATGCTCACGGCGATCGCGGTGATGGTGGGATTCATTAGATTGGATCATATTATCAATGACCTCCTATGATCGGGGAGCAGAGGCTGCGGCAGGCGATGAGCAGCGTCGGTTTCTCAACACCCACCGACGCGTCAGGCACCCAGGGATTATACCCTTCCAGGGTCATCTGGCATGCACCGTGCCACAGACACGGAATCGGGTCTGGCCGCCGAATCGTGCCATTCAGTTATCTAAAGGCGCCTTTGAGAAACGTGTGAGGAAGCTGGACCGAACCTGTGTCTGGCACCCATACGGAAGGGTGGGCTCATCCTGCGGTTGCAACAAAAGGTCGACGACTGGCTTTCGTCGGTGATGGGATCTACGACTGTCGGGCTGGTTGATCCCATCGGCCGTGATCGGCGAGCAGCGGAACCGTGGAACAAACTTCAAGGGAGCCGCGCGAGCAAGTGAAGAAGGGGCTCGACGGCCGGATGGCGTCGCTCGCGGAACAAAGCGGAACAGAGAGGACGGGACCCGGCCGGAGTGTGCCGGGTCCCGTCGCGCCGTTGGATCAGACCACCTCGTAGCCGGCTTCGTCGACGGCCTCCCGCACCTTCTGGTCGTCGGGCTCGCCGGAGAAGGTCACAGTGACCTTGCCCGTACCCAGGTCCACCTCGACACCGGTGACACCGGAAAGGCGGGAGATGGCCTCGGTCACCTTATGCTTGCAGTGGTTGCAGGACATGCCCTTCACGTCGTAAGTCCTGGTCGCCATAGCACAACCCCCTTGTAGAGAATCTCCACGAAGCGCCGGGCCCTACCCCGGTCCCGCCGCAGATATACCCCCCATGGGTATATCCAGCCCCATCGTAAATCTTTTCCGGCGGGGTGTCAACCCATGGGCGGCGCCGCGGCCTTCGCGGCGGCTATCCAGGCAAGCGGGCGCGGAGCCCGGGTGGTGATAATCGAGCGCCGGGTCATCGGCGGCACCTGCGTCAATATCGGGTGCGTCCCCTCCAAGACCCTTGTGCGCGGCGCCGAGATCTACTTTCAGACCCGCAACCACCCCTTCGCGGGCCTGGATACCCATGCCGGTCCGGTCGACATGAGCCTGGTCATCGGCCAGAAGGACGAGCTGGTGGCCAGGCTACGCCGGGAGAAGTATGAGGCATTGATCGATGAGTATGGCTTTGACTTCGTGCGCGGCGAGGCCAGGTTCGTCGACGCGACCACCGTGGAGGCCGGTGGTCGCCTCATCCGCGGGAAAGCATTTCTCGTTGCCACCGGGGCCTCTCCCGCCATACCGGACATCCCGGGGCTCCGGGAGGTCGACTTCCTCACCAGCACGACGGCGCTGGAACTGCGCCGGGTGCCGGAAAGCGTGGCCGTCATCGGGGCGGGATACATCGCCCTCGAGATGGGTCAGCTCTTCCGCCACCTGGGCGCCCGGGTCACCCTCATGCAGCGGAGTGAGCGCCTCCTCAAGGCGTACGACCCGGAGATTTCGGAGGCCGCGGCCCGGTTGCTGGCCGAGCAGGGCATCGAGTTTCTCACGGGCGTGCGGTACCTGCGGGTGGAAAGCGGCCATGCCGGGAAGCGAGTCGTCTTGGAGGTGGGCGGGCGACAGCGCGTGGTGGAGGCCGAGG
This is a stretch of genomic DNA from Thermaerobacter sp. PB12/4term. It encodes these proteins:
- a CDS encoding heavy-metal-associated domain-containing protein, which encodes MATRTYDVKGMSCNHCKHKVTEAISRLSGVTGVEVDLGTGKVTVTFSGEPDDQKVREAVDEAGYEVV
- the merA gene encoding mercury(II) reductase, with the translated sequence MGGAAAFAAAIQASGRGARVVIIERRVIGGTCVNIGCVPSKTLVRGAEIYFQTRNHPFAGLDTHAGPVDMSLVIGQKDELVARLRREKYEALIDEYGFDFVRGEARFVDATTVEAGGRLIRGKAFLVATGASPAIPDIPGLREVDFLTSTTALELRRVPESVAVIGAGYIALEMGQLFRHLGARVTLMQRSERLLKAYDPEISEAAARLLAEQGIEFLTGVRYLRVESGHAGKRVVLEVGGRQRVVEAEELLVATGRQPNTAALNLDRAGVRVGPRGEVIVDDHLRTSVPHIYAAGDVTLGPQFVYVAAHEGAVAADNALGVADRRVDLRVLPRVTFTTPAIASVGLTETEARAAGHAVRTSVLPLDAVPRALANRETTGVFKLIADADTGRLLGAHVVAENAGDVIYAATLAVKFGLTIQDLQETLSPYLTMAEGLKLAPLTFDVDVSRLSCCAG